Within Kutzneria chonburiensis, the genomic segment CGCAGCCCGTCGTTGACCGCCTCCAGCACCATGTCCCCGAGGTCACGCGCGTTGTAGCGACGCATCGCCTCCGGGTCGATGTCGATCGCGGTGAACTGCCCGCTGCCCCGCAGCGACACGGTCACCTCGTTGCCGCGCGAATACCCCTTGACCTCCATGGCCTCGACGCCACGCTGGATGCGCTGCACCTGCTCCTGCTGCTCCCGTACCTGATCGAGCAGGCCCTGCACGTCGACACCGGTCTCCAGATCCATGATCCGCCTCTCACTCGTCGTCCGCGCGCAGGTGGAAACTGCCCACCACCCGCTGGAAGTCCGGCACCGCCCGCTCGGCCTGCGACGGCGTGCACGTGCCGGCCAGCTCCACCACCACGTGCCCGTCGTTGTCCGGCAACGGAACCGACAGGTGCACCTGGTACTGCGCCAGCCGCTGGCCGCCGACCAGCAGGTCGATCACCTGGGCCACGCCGGGAGCGGGATCCTCGCCCACGTCCTGTCGGCTGCGCACCACGAGCTCATCGGCCACTTCGGACAGTCGCGCGACGGCGGCGTCCACGGCGGCGTGCAGGTCCACAGTGGACTGGGGCTCGCCCACACCGACGGTGATATTGGGCGTGAACTCCCCTTCGGGCGTAGGCAGCACGATGACCAGGGCCGCGCCCGGAGCGCCCGATTCGGCCGGGTCGACGGGAACCCAGCCGTCCGGCACGTCCAACGCCAAAGGCAGCTCTACCATGTCAACGCCCTCGCCGCCTGCG encodes:
- a CDS encoding LpqN/LpqT family lipoprotein, with product MVELPLALDVPDGWVPVDPAESGAPGAALVIVLPTPEGEFTPNITVGVGEPQSTVDLHAAVDAAVARLSEVADELVVRSRQDVGEDPAPGVAQVIDLLVGGQRLAQYQVHLSVPLPDNDGHVVVELAGTCTPSQAERAVPDFQRVVGSFHLRADDE
- a CDS encoding YbaB/EbfC family nucleoid-associated protein, with product MDLETGVDVQGLLDQVREQQEQVQRIQRGVEAMEVKGYSRGNEVTVSLRGSGQFTAIDIDPEAMRRYNARDLGDMVLEAVNDGLRKMAEATSARFAPVIEAAGRMERFTS